The following proteins are encoded in a genomic region of Streptomyces lunaelactis:
- a CDS encoding response regulator transcription factor gives MTRVLVVEDEESFSDALSYMLRKEGFEVAIATTGPEGLDEFERNGADLVLLDLMLPGLPGTEVCRQLRGRSNVPVIMVTAKDSEIDKVVGLEIGADDYVTKPFSSRELVARIRAVLRRRGEPEEVAPAALEAGPVRMDVDRHVVTVSGGKVDLPLKEFDLLEMLLRNAGRVLTRMQLIDRVWGADYVGDTKTLDVHVKRLRAKIEPDPGAPRYLVTVRGLGYKFEP, from the coding sequence GTGACCCGAGTGCTCGTCGTCGAGGATGAGGAATCATTCAGCGACGCCCTGTCCTACATGCTCCGTAAGGAGGGCTTCGAGGTCGCCATCGCGACCACGGGGCCCGAGGGGCTCGACGAGTTCGAGCGCAATGGCGCCGACCTCGTCCTCCTCGACCTGATGCTGCCCGGCCTGCCGGGCACGGAGGTCTGCCGCCAGCTGCGCGGCCGCTCGAATGTCCCGGTCATCATGGTGACCGCCAAGGACAGCGAGATCGACAAGGTCGTCGGGCTGGAGATAGGAGCCGATGACTACGTCACCAAGCCCTTCTCCTCGCGGGAGCTGGTCGCCCGCATCCGCGCGGTCCTGCGCCGCCGCGGAGAGCCGGAGGAGGTCGCCCCGGCAGCCCTGGAGGCCGGCCCGGTCCGCATGGACGTGGACCGCCACGTCGTCACGGTCTCGGGCGGCAAGGTCGACCTCCCGCTCAAGGAGTTCGACCTGCTGGAGATGCTGCTGCGCAACGCGGGCCGTGTGCTGACCCGTATGCAGCTGATCGACCGGGTCTGGGGCGCGGACTATGTCGGCGACACCAAGACCCTGGACGTCCACGTGAAGCGCCTCCGCGCCAAGATCGAGCCCGACCCGGGTGCCCCGAGGTACCTGGTGACGGTCCGCGGCCTGGGCTACAAGTTCGAGCCGTAA
- the phoU gene encoding phosphate signaling complex protein PhoU, protein MRDAYHEELDSIGEGLVEMARLVGSAIGRATTAMLDADLKLAESVIAADQKVDDLQHDLEARAIALLARQQPVATDLRIVVTSLRMSADLERSGDLAQHVAKLARLRFPDTAVPNDLHATILEMGQLAQRLMAKAAEVIITKDVDLALQLETDDDEMDLLHRTLFQHLIDDRWKHGIETAVDVTLLGRYYERFADHAVSVAKRVVYLVTGEHADEIQPPTQVDGA, encoded by the coding sequence ATGCGGGACGCGTACCACGAGGAACTGGACTCGATCGGCGAGGGCCTGGTCGAGATGGCCCGGCTGGTCGGGTCGGCGATCGGGCGCGCCACCACGGCCATGCTCGACGCCGATCTCAAGCTCGCCGAGAGTGTGATCGCCGCCGACCAGAAGGTCGACGACCTGCAGCACGACCTGGAGGCACGGGCCATCGCCCTGCTGGCCCGGCAGCAGCCGGTCGCGACGGATCTGCGGATCGTGGTGACCTCGCTGCGCATGAGCGCGGACCTGGAGCGCTCGGGCGACCTGGCCCAGCACGTGGCCAAGCTGGCCCGGCTGCGCTTCCCCGACACAGCCGTGCCGAACGACCTGCACGCCACCATCCTGGAGATGGGGCAGCTGGCGCAGCGGCTGATGGCCAAGGCGGCCGAGGTCATCATCACCAAGGACGTCGACCTCGCGCTCCAGCTGGAGACGGACGACGACGAGATGGACCTGCTGCACCGCACGCTCTTCCAGCACCTGATCGACGACCGCTGGAAGCACGGCATCGAGACGGCGGTGGATGTGACGCTGCTCGGCCGCTACTACGAGCGCTTCGCCGACCACGCGGTGTCGGTGGCCAAGCGGGTCGTGTACCTGGTGACGGGCGAGCACGCGGACGAGATCCAGCCGCCGACGCAGGTCGACGGCGCGTAA
- a CDS encoding YbjN domain-containing protein, whose protein sequence is MADVGQTAQVIERTLKDAELEWESPEPGSYVVKLPGTRKLSTTCSLRVGKHSLSVNAFVIRHPDENDAAVHRWLLERNLRLYGVSYAIDRLGDIYLAGRLPLSVVTPEGLDRVLGTVLEAADGAFNTLLEMGFASAIRKEYAWRVSRGESTRNLDAFTNLTGGG, encoded by the coding sequence ATGGCTGACGTAGGGCAGACAGCGCAGGTCATCGAGCGGACGCTGAAGGACGCAGAGCTGGAGTGGGAGAGCCCGGAGCCCGGCTCGTACGTGGTGAAACTCCCCGGCACCCGCAAGCTGTCGACGACCTGCTCGCTGCGGGTCGGCAAGCACTCCCTGTCGGTCAACGCCTTCGTCATCCGCCATCCCGACGAGAACGATGCCGCGGTTCACCGCTGGCTGCTGGAGCGCAATCTGCGTCTGTACGGGGTGAGTTACGCGATCGACCGACTGGGCGACATCTATCTGGCCGGCCGCCTCCCGCTCTCGGTGGTCACCCCGGAGGGGCTGGACCGCGTACTGGGCACGGTCCTTGAGGCGGCGGACGGCGCGTTCAACACGCTGCTCGAGATGGGCTTCGCGAGCGCGATCCGCAAGGAGTACGCGTGGCGGGTGTCGCGGGGGGAGTCCACGCGGAACCTGGACGCGTTCACGAATCTGACCGGTGGTGGGTGA
- a CDS encoding phosphoglyceromutase — protein MADAPYKLILLRHGESEWNAKNLFTGWVDVNLTEKGEKEAVRGGELLKDAGLLPDVLHTSLQKRAIRTAQLALESADRHWIPVHRSWRLNERHYGALQGKDKAQTLTEFGEEQFMLWRRSYDTPPPVLEDGTEFSQSDDPRYATIPGELRPRTECLKDVVERMLPYWYDGIVPDLLTGRTVLVAAHGNSLRGLVKHLDGVSDADITGLNIPTGIPLVYELDADFHPVRPGGTYLDPDAAAAAIEAVKNQGKKK, from the coding sequence ATGGCCGACGCACCGTACAAGCTGATCCTCCTCCGCCACGGCGAGAGCGAATGGAACGCGAAGAACCTGTTCACCGGCTGGGTGGACGTCAATCTGACGGAGAAGGGCGAGAAGGAGGCAGTCCGCGGCGGTGAGCTGCTCAAGGACGCCGGCCTGCTCCCCGACGTACTGCACACCTCCCTCCAGAAGCGCGCCATCCGCACGGCGCAGCTGGCGCTGGAGTCCGCGGACCGCCACTGGATCCCGGTCCACCGCTCCTGGCGCCTGAACGAGCGTCACTACGGCGCGCTGCAGGGCAAGGACAAGGCGCAGACGCTGACCGAGTTCGGCGAGGAGCAGTTCATGCTCTGGCGCCGCTCGTACGACACCCCGCCGCCGGTCCTCGAGGACGGCACGGAGTTCTCGCAGAGCGACGACCCGCGCTACGCGACGATCCCGGGCGAGCTGCGTCCGCGCACCGAGTGCCTCAAGGACGTCGTCGAGCGGATGCTGCCGTACTGGTACGACGGCATCGTCCCGGACCTGCTCACGGGCCGCACGGTCCTGGTCGCCGCCCACGGCAACAGCCTGCGCGGCCTGGTCAAGCACCTGGACGGCGTCTCGGACGCGGACATCACGGGCCTGAACATCCCGACGGGCATCCCGCTGGTCTACGAGCTCGACGCCGACTTCCACCCGGTCAGGCCGGGCGGCACCTACCTCGACCCGGACGCGGCGGCGGCGGCGATCGAGGCGGTCAAGAATCAGGGCAAGAAGAAGTAG
- a CDS encoding MDR family MFS transporter has product MSVAGLRRAARESVSGLPREFWWLWTSTLINRLGAFVATFMALYLTLERGCSPAYAGLVASLHGLGGVVSSLGGGVMADRLGRRPTLLIAQSSTAVSVAVLGFVQHPVAIAAVAFVVGMASNASRPAVQAMMADIVRPEDRVRAFSLNYWAINLGFAISSAGAGFIAEYSYLAGFLGEAVMTLICAIVIFVKLPESRPERAKATADKPAEPEISMGTVLRDGRFMSVVGLSFLIALIFMQGHVGLPLAMGADGFSSSDFGMAIAVNGVLIVALQIPVTRFIEHRDPRRLLIISALLAGYGFGLTAFAGSVAVYAVTICVWTLAEIVNAPTQTGLVVRLSPLHGRGRYQGMYTLSWSVAALIAPLMSGVIIDRYGAQWLWGTCAVLGTVAGLGYWLLMRGLPAESAEDADPALQPAASAPESAPEPLPEQLPEQAARREA; this is encoded by the coding sequence ATGTCCGTCGCCGGTCTCAGACGTGCCGCCAGAGAGAGCGTCTCGGGACTGCCCCGGGAGTTCTGGTGGCTGTGGACGAGCACGCTGATCAACCGGCTCGGGGCCTTCGTCGCGACCTTCATGGCGCTGTACCTGACCCTGGAGCGGGGCTGTTCGCCCGCGTACGCCGGACTTGTGGCCTCCCTGCACGGGCTCGGCGGTGTCGTCTCCTCGCTCGGCGGGGGTGTGATGGCCGACCGGCTCGGCCGGCGGCCCACGCTGCTGATCGCGCAGAGCTCGACGGCCGTCTCCGTCGCGGTGCTCGGCTTTGTGCAGCACCCCGTCGCCATCGCCGCCGTCGCCTTCGTGGTCGGCATGGCGTCCAACGCCTCGCGGCCCGCCGTGCAGGCGATGATGGCCGACATCGTCCGGCCCGAGGACCGGGTGCGGGCCTTCTCCCTCAACTACTGGGCGATCAACCTCGGGTTCGCGATCTCGTCCGCGGGCGCGGGCTTCATCGCCGAGTACAGCTATCTCGCCGGATTCCTCGGCGAGGCCGTGATGACGCTGATCTGCGCGATCGTCATCTTCGTCAAACTGCCGGAGTCACGGCCCGAGCGGGCGAAGGCCACCGCGGACAAGCCCGCCGAGCCGGAGATCAGCATGGGGACCGTGCTGCGCGACGGGCGGTTCATGAGCGTCGTCGGTCTGTCGTTCCTCATCGCGCTGATCTTCATGCAGGGGCATGTCGGACTGCCGCTTGCGATGGGCGCGGACGGTTTCAGCAGCTCCGACTTCGGCATGGCGATCGCGGTCAACGGCGTACTGATCGTGGCCCTGCAGATCCCGGTCACCCGCTTCATCGAGCACCGCGATCCGCGCCGGCTGCTGATCATCTCCGCACTGCTCGCGGGGTACGGCTTCGGGCTCACCGCCTTCGCCGGTTCGGTCGCCGTGTACGCGGTGACGATCTGCGTCTGGACGCTCGCCGAGATCGTCAACGCTCCGACGCAGACCGGTCTGGTGGTGCGGCTATCCCCGTTGCACGGGCGCGGCCGCTACCAGGGCATGTACACCCTGTCCTGGTCGGTGGCGGCGCTCATCGCCCCGCTGATGTCCGGCGTCATCATCGACCGGTACGGGGCTCAGTGGCTGTGGGGCACGTGCGCGGTGCTGGGGACGGTGGCCGGGCTCGGGTACTGGCTGCTGATGCGCGGGCTGCCGGCGGAGAGCGCCGAGGACGCGGACCCGGCTCTGCAACCGGCTGCTTCAGCACCGGAGTCCGCGCCGGAGCCGTTGCCGGAGCAGTTGCCGGAGCAGGCAGCGCGACGCGAAGCCTGA
- a CDS encoding sensor histidine kinase, giving the protein MDVNAAVAAAAAIAGLCTGVIAMLAFRWSERDQARPTRTSLHTDAVLPPGVDTVLSVLRSSAVVLDESDSVVKASSAAYALGLVRGGKLAVEPMLHMARDTRRDGEIRQVELDLPRRGTGRGEALAVSARVAPLGSRLVLLLVEDLTEARRIEAVRRDFVANVSHELKTPTGALSLLSEAVMDASDDPEAVTRFAGRMQIEATRLTNLVQELIDLSRVQNDNPLEDAEPVRVDELVAEAIDRSRHSASTKQITMAAGGTADLHVWGNRGQLAAALGNLVENAVNYSPARTRVGISARRVAAPGGDLIEIAVTDQGIGISEKERERVFERFYRVDPARSRATGGTGLGLAIVKHVAASHGGEVTVWSSEGQGSTFTLRLPEAGAVRDRSSTGPDRVDEDDDRPYDTDPNAEIPAPEVLP; this is encoded by the coding sequence ATGGACGTGAACGCGGCGGTCGCCGCAGCGGCAGCGATCGCCGGGCTGTGCACCGGTGTCATCGCCATGCTGGCGTTCCGCTGGAGCGAACGCGACCAGGCGAGACCCACCCGCACCTCCCTGCACACCGACGCCGTGCTGCCGCCTGGCGTCGACACGGTCCTGTCCGTGCTCCGCTCCTCCGCGGTCGTCCTCGACGAGAGCGACTCCGTCGTCAAGGCCAGCTCCGCGGCGTACGCCCTCGGTCTGGTCCGCGGCGGAAAGCTCGCCGTCGAGCCGATGCTGCACATGGCCCGTGACACCCGTCGTGACGGCGAGATACGACAGGTGGAGCTGGATCTGCCCCGGCGCGGCACCGGCCGCGGCGAGGCACTCGCCGTATCCGCCCGGGTGGCTCCCCTCGGCTCGCGCCTCGTCCTGCTCCTGGTCGAGGACCTCACCGAGGCCCGCCGTATCGAAGCGGTACGGCGCGACTTCGTCGCGAACGTCAGCCATGAGCTCAAGACCCCGACCGGTGCGCTCTCCCTGCTCTCCGAGGCGGTCATGGACGCCTCGGACGACCCCGAGGCGGTCACCCGCTTCGCCGGCCGGATGCAGATAGAGGCGACCCGGCTCACCAACCTCGTACAGGAGCTCATCGACCTCTCCCGGGTGCAGAACGACAACCCGCTGGAGGACGCCGAACCGGTACGTGTGGACGAACTGGTCGCCGAGGCCATCGACAGGTCCCGGCACTCCGCGTCCACCAAACAGATCACGATGGCCGCAGGAGGCACCGCCGACCTGCACGTATGGGGCAACCGTGGCCAGCTCGCCGCCGCTCTCGGCAACCTCGTCGAGAACGCCGTCAACTACTCTCCTGCCCGCACCCGCGTCGGCATATCCGCGCGCCGCGTCGCCGCGCCCGGCGGGGATCTCATCGAGATAGCCGTCACCGACCAGGGAATCGGTATCTCCGAAAAGGAACGTGAGCGGGTCTTCGAGCGGTTCTACCGCGTCGATCCAGCCCGCTCCCGGGCCACCGGAGGTACGGGTCTGGGACTGGCCATCGTCAAGCATGTGGCCGCCTCGCACGGCGGGGAGGTCACGGTGTGGAGCTCCGAGGGTCAGGGCTCCACGTTTACCCTGCGACTGCCCGAAGCGGGTGCAGTACGGGACCGCTCATCCACCGGACCGGATCGCGTCGACGAGGACGACGACCGGCCTTACGACACCGATCCGAACGCCGAAATTCCTGCCCCGGAGGTCCTTCCGTGA
- a CDS encoding class I SAM-dependent methyltransferase, whose translation MTRPVGTATRGTTNPNRLRRMDRWIAATHGPALRRSEAPVAVDLGYGAAPWTALELLQRLRTAEPRCEVVGIEIDPARVAAAKPYEREGLAFRHGGFEIPLERRPALIRAANVLRQYDEGEVAAVWARLRARLAPGGLLVEGTCDEIGRRHVWVALGPEGPRTVTFATRLGSLERPSDLAERLPKALIHRNVPGEPVHAFLRDFDRAWAAAAPYASLGARQRWIRAVRDVAGDWPVVDDRRRWRQGEVTVNWAALAPTSM comes from the coding sequence ATGACCCGTCCCGTCGGCACCGCGACCCGCGGGACGACCAACCCCAACCGGCTGCGCCGCATGGACCGCTGGATCGCCGCCACCCACGGCCCCGCGCTGCGCCGCAGCGAGGCGCCCGTCGCCGTCGATCTCGGGTACGGGGCCGCCCCCTGGACCGCCCTGGAACTGCTGCAGCGGCTGCGCACCGCCGAGCCCCGCTGCGAGGTCGTCGGCATCGAGATCGACCCGGCCCGGGTCGCGGCCGCGAAGCCGTACGAGCGCGAGGGGCTCGCCTTCCGGCACGGCGGCTTCGAGATCCCGCTGGAGCGGCGGCCGGCGCTGATCCGGGCGGCCAATGTGCTGCGCCAGTACGACGAGGGCGAGGTCGCCGCCGTCTGGGCGCGGCTCCGGGCGCGCCTCGCGCCCGGCGGGCTGCTGGTCGAGGGCACCTGCGACGAGATCGGGCGGCGGCACGTGTGGGTCGCGCTCGGCCCGGAGGGTCCGCGCACGGTCACCTTCGCGACCCGCCTGGGCTCTCTGGAGCGACCGTCGGACCTCGCCGAACGGCTGCCGAAGGCGCTGATCCACCGCAATGTGCCGGGCGAGCCGGTGCACGCGTTCCTGCGGGACTTCGACCGGGCGTGGGCGGCGGCCGCTCCGTACGCCTCGCTGGGCGCCCGGCAGCGCTGGATCAGAGCCGTACGGGACGTGGCGGGCGACTGGCCGGTGGTGGACGACCGGCGGCGGTGGCGACAGGGAGAAGTCACGGTGAACTGGGCGGCGCTCGCACCCACTTCCATGTGA
- the mshA gene encoding D-inositol-3-phosphate glycosyltransferase yields MSQYVSRLGGSLVAPRIRFPGGHRKPRRIAMLSVHTSPLHQPGTGDAGGMNVYIVELAKRLAAINIEVEIFTRATAGELPPVVELAPGVLVRHVDAGPYEGLAKEDLPAQLCAFTHGVMQAWAGHRPGHYDLVHSHYWLSGHVGWLAAERWGVPLVHAMHTMAKVKNAALAEGDTPEPPSRVIGETQIVRAADRLIANTGEEADELVRFYDADPAKVAVVHPGVNLERFRPADGRAAARARLGLPQDAFIPLFAGRIQPLKAPDILLRAVALLLERDPSLRGRLFVPIVGGPSGSGLAKPEGLQKLAARLGIADIVHFQPPVGQDLLADWFRAASTLVMPSYSESFGLVAIEAQAAGTPVVAAEVGGLPVAVRDELTGFLIPGHNPADYAQALHRLLADPALAARMGTAAARHAESFGWDTAASATADVYTAAMYEHRRRVRSHHG; encoded by the coding sequence GTGAGCCAGTACGTCTCCCGCCTCGGCGGCAGCCTGGTGGCACCGCGTATCCGGTTCCCCGGCGGTCATCGCAAGCCGCGCCGGATCGCCATGCTCAGCGTCCACACCTCCCCGCTGCACCAGCCGGGGACGGGCGACGCGGGCGGCATGAACGTCTACATCGTCGAGCTCGCCAAGCGGCTCGCCGCGATCAACATCGAGGTCGAGATCTTCACGCGGGCGACCGCGGGCGAACTGCCGCCGGTGGTGGAGCTGGCTCCCGGCGTGCTCGTACGGCATGTCGACGCGGGTCCCTACGAGGGCCTCGCGAAGGAGGACCTCCCGGCCCAGCTGTGCGCCTTCACGCACGGCGTGATGCAGGCCTGGGCCGGACACCGCCCCGGCCACTACGACCTCGTCCACTCGCACTACTGGCTCTCCGGCCATGTCGGCTGGCTCGCGGCCGAGCGGTGGGGCGTCCCGCTCGTCCACGCCATGCACACCATGGCGAAGGTCAAGAACGCCGCGCTCGCCGAGGGAGACACGCCCGAGCCGCCCTCGCGGGTCATCGGCGAGACCCAGATCGTGCGTGCCGCGGACCGGTTGATCGCCAACACCGGCGAGGAGGCGGACGAGCTCGTCCGCTTCTACGACGCCGATCCGGCCAAGGTCGCGGTGGTCCACCCGGGCGTGAACCTCGAGCGCTTCCGGCCCGCGGACGGCCGCGCCGCCGCGCGGGCCCGCTTGGGGCTGCCGCAGGACGCGTTCATCCCCCTCTTCGCGGGACGCATCCAGCCGCTGAAGGCCCCCGACATCCTGCTCCGCGCGGTCGCGCTGCTCCTTGAGCGCGACCCCTCGCTGCGCGGCCGCCTCTTCGTCCCGATCGTCGGCGGCCCGAGCGGCAGCGGCCTCGCCAAGCCGGAGGGCCTGCAGAAACTGGCCGCCCGCCTGGGCATCGCGGACATCGTCCACTTCCAGCCGCCCGTCGGCCAGGACCTGCTCGCGGACTGGTTCCGGGCGGCGTCCACGCTGGTCATGCCCTCGTACAGCGAATCCTTCGGCCTGGTGGCGATCGAGGCCCAGGCGGCGGGCACGCCGGTGGTGGCGGCGGAAGTCGGCGGCCTGCCCGTGGCGGTACGCGACGAACTGACCGGTTTCCTGATCCCCGGCCACAACCCCGCGGACTACGCGCAGGCTCTGCACCGCCTGCTGGCCGACCCCGCCCTGGCCGCCCGGATGGGTACGGCGGCGGCCCGGCACGCGGAGTCCTTCGGCTGGGACACGGCGGCGTCGGCGACGGCGGACGTCTACACGGCGGCGATGTACGAACACCGCCGGCGGGTACGCTCGCACCATGGCTGA
- a CDS encoding glycoside hydrolase family 55 protein codes for MGTGHRAITRRTLLGSATAVAAVGIVGPGTAVAAAAAETSPLWAEFRRTPYIHPQIPYVGRAGQRHGAAHFPRRPVMANVLAYGAERDGSADAAPAINRAVAAVGERGGGTVHIPAGTYRIDDLIRIGHSNVVLRGAGSGRTKLYATKNLTELIGPYGSRYGGDKSSWSWAGGLIWLCPRDRWAQLTDAIKAKDWPFEGWTGNRRDEWRTLATVRPAQRGDRSVTVADASALRRGQLVLLRLADDANHTLLEHMAGDGAGPEAYIWDDKTKLTSYVPYEWPVRITRVKNNTVTLERPLPLDVRPEWDPRITTLATPLTGSGVEGLTLEAVETPQSQHLLDKGYNGVTFQCAYDCWADDITVRHVDNGFGLVAASACTLRRTRVEGRGSHHPYFCREGSHDNLIEDFGIAQRTTPAPANTQLHGINVEGLSSYNVWSRGQMEMGTFDTHRGMPFANVRTEITVNNNGRHGGDASAGPLYGARFTHWNVTVTNERAGLVKIDTIAPYSATVAISTVREFDQIDVPDFGGALNSRLEAYGTPGGVQPRNLYEAQRELER; via the coding sequence ATGGGCACCGGTCATCGCGCCATCACCAGACGCACCCTGCTCGGCAGCGCCACAGCCGTCGCCGCAGTCGGCATTGTCGGCCCAGGCACCGCCGTCGCCGCCGCCGCCGCCGAAACATCCCCCCTCTGGGCCGAGTTCCGCCGCACCCCCTACATCCACCCCCAGATCCCGTACGTCGGACGAGCCGGCCAACGCCACGGCGCCGCACACTTCCCCCGCCGCCCCGTGATGGCCAATGTCCTTGCCTACGGGGCCGAACGGGACGGCTCGGCCGATGCCGCTCCTGCCATCAACCGTGCCGTCGCCGCTGTAGGCGAACGCGGCGGCGGCACGGTCCACATCCCCGCCGGCACCTACCGCATCGACGACCTGATCCGCATCGGACACAGCAATGTCGTCCTGCGCGGCGCCGGCAGCGGCCGCACCAAGCTGTACGCGACCAAGAACCTCACCGAGCTCATCGGTCCGTACGGCAGCCGCTACGGTGGCGACAAGTCCTCCTGGTCCTGGGCCGGCGGGCTCATCTGGCTCTGTCCCAGGGACCGTTGGGCCCAGCTGACCGACGCCATCAAGGCCAAGGACTGGCCCTTCGAGGGCTGGACCGGCAACAGGCGCGACGAGTGGCGCACCCTCGCCACCGTCCGGCCCGCCCAGCGCGGCGACCGGTCCGTCACCGTCGCGGACGCCTCCGCGCTGCGCCGCGGGCAGCTCGTACTGCTCCGCCTCGCCGACGACGCGAACCACACCCTCCTGGAGCACATGGCGGGCGACGGCGCCGGCCCCGAGGCGTACATCTGGGACGACAAGACAAAGCTGACCTCGTACGTCCCCTACGAGTGGCCCGTACGAATCACCCGCGTCAAGAACAACACCGTCACCTTGGAGCGCCCCCTGCCCCTCGACGTACGCCCCGAATGGGACCCGAGGATCACCACCCTCGCCACCCCGCTCACCGGCTCCGGCGTCGAAGGCCTCACCCTCGAGGCCGTGGAGACCCCGCAGTCCCAGCACCTCCTCGACAAGGGCTACAACGGCGTCACCTTCCAGTGCGCGTACGACTGCTGGGCCGACGACATCACCGTCCGCCACGTCGACAACGGCTTCGGCCTGGTCGCCGCCTCCGCCTGCACCCTGCGCCGTACCCGTGTGGAGGGCCGCGGCTCCCACCACCCGTACTTCTGCCGCGAGGGCTCGCACGACAACCTCATCGAGGACTTCGGCATAGCCCAGCGCACCACACCCGCCCCCGCGAACACCCAGCTCCACGGCATCAATGTGGAGGGCCTGTCCAGCTACAACGTCTGGTCGCGCGGCCAGATGGAGATGGGCACGTTCGACACGCACCGCGGGATGCCGTTCGCCAACGTCCGCACCGAGATCACGGTGAACAACAACGGCCGCCACGGCGGCGACGCCTCCGCGGGACCGCTCTACGGAGCCCGGTTCACCCACTGGAACGTCACCGTCACCAACGAGCGCGCCGGCCTGGTCAAGATCGACACCATCGCCCCGTACAGCGCGACCGTCGCCATCAGCACGGTCCGCGAGTTCGACCAGATCGACGTCCCCGACTTCGGCGGCGCGTTGAACTCCCGGCTGGAGGCATACGGCACGCCCGGTGGCGTACAGCCCCGCAATCTGTACGAGGCTCAGCGCGAGCTGGAGCGATAG
- a CDS encoding DUF2000 family protein: protein MQRTYKTASYGGRQSRRMSTEPMRFDTKIAVLLREDLEPWQRLNVTAFLVSGLGSQLPEVIGEPYEDADGVPYLPMFRQPVLVFEGTKETVTSAHTRTLSRALPRAVFTSDLFTTGNDDDNRAAVRAVPTGELDLVGMAVYGPRNAVDKVLKGAKMHP from the coding sequence ATGCAAAGAACGTACAAGACGGCGTCGTACGGCGGCCGCCAGTCTCGACGTATGAGCACTGAACCGATGCGCTTCGACACGAAGATCGCCGTCCTGCTGCGGGAGGACCTGGAGCCGTGGCAGCGCCTGAACGTGACCGCCTTCCTGGTCAGCGGCCTGGGCTCACAGCTCCCGGAAGTGATCGGCGAACCCTACGAGGACGCGGACGGCGTCCCGTACCTCCCGATGTTCCGCCAGCCGGTCCTCGTCTTCGAGGGCACGAAGGAGACCGTGACGTCCGCCCACACGCGGACCCTGTCCCGCGCCCTGCCCCGCGCGGTTTTCACTTCCGACCTCTTCACCACGGGCAACGACGACGACAACCGCGCGGCCGTGAGGGCGGTGCCGACGGGGGAGCTGGACCTGGTGGGGATGGCGGTGTACGGGCCGAGGAACGCGGTGGACAAGGTGCTGAAGGGGGCGAAGATGCATCCGTGA
- a CDS encoding helix-turn-helix transcriptional regulator, translated as MAPQRNVFAWRPRIPGVVEVFHAHFTEYAYPMHVHEAWTLLIVDDGAVRYDLDRHEHGTPHDTVSLLPPHVPHNGSPVTPYGFRKRVLYLDSTRLGEDLIGPAVDGPDLRDPVLRLRVGQLHTALTHPGDELEAESRLTLVGERLRAHLRPRLVAEAPRRDPALARRLRELLDERLVEGIALDEAARLVQAHPAHLVRAFSSAYGIAPHQYLTSRRVDRARRLLLDGRPPGDVAAATGFYDQSHLTRHFKRLVGVSPGRYRSSSR; from the coding sequence ATGGCCCCACAGCGGAACGTCTTCGCCTGGCGCCCGCGCATCCCGGGTGTCGTGGAGGTCTTCCACGCCCATTTCACGGAGTACGCGTACCCGATGCACGTCCACGAGGCGTGGACGCTGCTCATCGTCGACGACGGCGCCGTACGGTACGACCTCGACCGGCACGAGCACGGCACCCCGCACGACACGGTGTCCCTGCTGCCGCCGCACGTCCCGCACAACGGCTCCCCCGTCACCCCGTACGGCTTCCGCAAGCGCGTCCTCTATCTCGACAGCACCCGCCTCGGCGAGGACCTCATCGGGCCGGCCGTGGACGGGCCCGACCTGCGCGATCCCGTACTGCGGCTGCGCGTCGGCCAGTTGCACACCGCGCTCACCCACCCCGGCGACGAACTGGAGGCCGAGAGCCGGCTGACGCTCGTCGGTGAGCGGCTGCGCGCGCACCTGCGGCCGAGGCTCGTCGCCGAGGCCCCGCGCCGTGACCCCGCCCTCGCCCGCCGGCTGCGCGAACTCCTCGACGAACGGCTCGTCGAAGGCATCGCCCTGGACGAGGCCGCGCGGCTCGTGCAGGCACATCCCGCCCACCTGGTGCGGGCGTTCAGCAGTGCGTACGGCATCGCCCCGCACCAGTACCTGACGTCCCGCCGCGTCGACCGCGCCCGCCGTCTCCTGCTCGACGGGCGGCCGCCGGGTGACGTCGCCGCCGCGACCGGCTTCTACGACCAGTCCCATCTCACGCGCCACTTCAAGCGGTTGGTGGGGGTGTCCCCCGGTCGCTATCGCTCCAGCTCGCGCTGA